From Manihot esculenta cultivar AM560-2 chromosome 18, M.esculenta_v8, whole genome shotgun sequence:
catgaatgctgcaggggcgttggtcaacccaaacggcatcacaaggaactcatagtgcccatacctggtcctgaaagctgtcttcggtacatcttcattccttatcctcaactgatggtaccctgatctcagatctattttggagaaacaacctgctcctgctagctggtcgaatagatcgtcgatcctcggcaaagggtacttgttcttgatggtggctttgttcaactgtctgtagtcgatacaaagcctaagggatccatcctttttctttacaaagagcactggagcaccccaaggtgaggtactcggtcggatgaaacccttgtccaccagttcttgcaactgttcctttagctctttcaactctgctggcgccatcctgtagggagggatagagataggcctagttccaggcatcagctctatttcaaactctatctcccttgcaggtggtagtcctggaagctcgtctgggaaaacatctaagaactcactcaccacaggcactgaggcgggctctctgacatgactatctaactccctcacatgagctagaaacccctgacatcccctcctaagcaacctacgagcctgaagagctgagatcagacctctaggtgtacccctcttgtctcctctgaagacgacctctgacccatcctgatctctgaatctgactaccttgtctctacagtccaaggtagcaccatgggtcgataaccaatccatccctagaatgacgtcaaaatctgtcaaatctagaaccacaaggtcggcggaaaggcatcttccctctatgaaaactggactacattggcagactgcctctgccactgacgggtcacacttgggtccactgacccataggggacactctaacccagagaccatcaatcctaccctctccacgactctcggagcaacaaaagaatgagatgcacccgggtccattaaggcatacacatctgaacaaccaatgatgagattacctgccaccacggtgttggatgtgttggcctcctgctgagtcattgtgaagatccgtgccggagctgatggaccttcacctctgtatcctgctgatgaagaggctgaccctctctctctgcctctgccactggcctgtgttgcggctggagctactggctgcaccacactgccggaggttgtctgctgagacggtgctgtaaaggctcctctaggacagtctcgagccaaatgacccgcctgtccgcatctgaaacatgtgtttgtccctgccagacatactcccttgtgtggtctcccacatctcatacatgctgtaatctctgcgccagagcttgagccactgcctaaacccagacctgacttgatcttgttccagaacttattcttcttagattttctgtggcctctgtcccacttcttattgcctgcaactgctgcatttagagaagaagagtctaccctttccccacctggggtcttggaaccagaagactgtgccactgactgttttaccttcccctcaacgatagcactagcctccattctcctagccatatctactatggcatggaaactctctctctctgctgactgtaccaaagaggaatacctggagtgcagcctcataatatatctcctcgacttcttttgatctgtgtccaaattcagcccagcatatggcaacaactccaggaacctgtctgtgtactcgtctacactcatgtcatcagtttgcctcaactgctcgaattctatcatcttcaattcccttgaactatcagggaaagcccatcctgcaaactcgtttgaaaactcttcccaattcatgctgtccactctcgggttcacatagttcttgaaccactcccgtgccttcttgcacttaagcgtgaacccggccatctgaatggctctactgtcgtcagcccctatctcatctgtaattgccttgacccgctccaagtacacgaacggatcatcaccggtttcaaactggggagcacccagcttcatataatcggtcatcttgaccttgctccctccagatgaggtaggtttgggtacttgtgtttctgggacagtagatactggtggtggtggaggtacaacatcccctggggtagggtttgctgtactggtaaagggaggtggaggtgggtacatggggtactgagagtatggtgggtagtaaggtgggtatggcatatgtggaggataagggctaaaactggggtaatccgatgtacctcccatcgaataccctggatggtgtgaatagggtgggtagtgatgtggctggacataactcgaggcctgagtgcctccttctgattctcccatgccctcttccggcatgctcacaccgagactgccatccctcctctggtctacttccatatcctcagacattcctccctgcactattccccttactgatctgcttcttcccagatctaaagaccttctagggtctctagctactctgtctctgttggacctactggacattgccctaggcaatgctggaggacgggcatcagtgccctcgtcctgaggtggcactccagtcaatcgtgcagatcgacgagttcctctcattctatcttctgaaaaacagcacatagcataaacaatcattagcatcatatggttcatgtggaaacacatgaaccctcatcacatacatagcatcacatcatagcatctatgcacatgcatatcatcatggcatatcatatcatcatattgacaggactctacatcctatcctagtggacatgattttcctagtgtgcttgaccttctagaacatttatgagcccgacactctaggtccgatcatatgaacctagggctctgataccactctgtaacgacccggaaatccgacccgttaccggcgctaggatccagatcggcttaaggccgccgggacccgtagcaagcctacatacatcctgtatacctgtttaatcccatacatgatcaacaaacatacttaagaattaaaacttttctttttcttcatacaccaaactcaacctgtgcatgcactgtattcatcatatacataaacattaatccctctgtgggatttcatcaaagcctcaatggcaatataaaatctgtgttgagttggttcacatacacatcatataataagatcatgtacataccaagggattaacatatactatggtcaagcacaaatctatcctcaataacataattacataaacataactattcaaactttacattacattcttatcatatgtcatgtccacatactctagctattacatacatatgacttgacttcactctagctgacttcttgatctctcctgtacctgcaactctggggataatgggagtggagtgagctaaaagcccagtgagcagaaactaaaaacatttgttttaattcctccatttttaggtatattattattcattttattattattatcatataacttttattttcattctttttcttattcatgctttcatgtatgcgtcataacacaaacatttcacaacaaggatgaacttgtcaccatttagcccctatccttcttacttatacatgccgggggcgtagagccgtagcaggcacacccggacttccatcatcaatcatagtgccaggggcgtagagccgtagcaggcacacctggactcacataggctatcatgtcatacgagggctaatggatcattcaatgttcatccacatcaacaacaaattatgcaatgcaacatattcgtgcattctaatgcaagcaacctaatattgcatggcataatgatgcatgggcaatgctttatgattcattcatttattcaattactttaaaacttaaggggttgttccactcacctggtaactgaagctttgacaacgaactctgaacaactatctcacaaccgggggtctcggttcctcgggtccgaacctacacaggcggactcaaatgaggcaccaaacatacatggacgtgactctgaaaagctccccaaaaaccccctaaaacatcctgaaaacatcacatgaaaacatgcaagaaatggctgaacagggcactttcggcggcaggttcggcggccgaaagtccctctgcagccgaaagtcatgcaggttcggcggcactttcggcggccgaacctcccagacagagacgaaccttgagtttcgggggcaggcttcggcagccgaaactgcctccacaagggggttcggcggccgaaagtcacttcggcggccgaacctgagtttctgccgaagggcagaaacttggctcccttgtgtccacagcctccaaaacgcctcaaaacctgcataaacttgattctactcatgcatacacatcataacagttcctaggggcctcatacaaacatataccccaactacaatacttcaaacacacatcaagcaagccacattgttcaaaaatcacataaacctaacatatgctcaactaactctaacatgcttctctaccccttaaaacttcatgaaactcatttaaaacatacattgagcttaagatcggctcttacctcttgaagatcaaggaagagacgactcaactcggagatccaagcacgagagctcctgagtttccaaagctccaaaacttgcctttaaagcttaaaacttgcaatgtgggtttaaaactcaagaaagatggaggagatctagtgaaagaacacaagatttgaggagaggaagatcggaagcttgttgtggccgaaaatgggagaaaacctcgcccatttcggctaagggtcccttttatagtggctggccaggccacgttcgggggccgaaagtgcctccgcatgcatgcaaggttcggcggccgaacttggagttcggcggccgaacctgcatttccctcactcaaaactttcgggcgcctaaagttcctccgaaagcatgcatgttcggcggccgaacctcaaagttcggcggccgaacctgggttttcctccaaagatttttcatgtaaaaactcatttaattcttacttaaaaacatgaaatacatgaaaacatttcataaaatcatggttttacccttctagaggtttccgacatccgaggtcccaccggacggtagggattccgataccggagtctagccgggtattacacaaataTAATGCTCGaatccataaaatctgacttgaacgtcggagggtctccaccggggcatccctggtagacccctgaccgtttttccttattttgcaaGTCCTTTCATCAAGTAGAACATTGAAAGACCCATTTGatggacccatatgatggaccaAGAAGAAAGTCatatctatcatggaccaggaggaggaaaagatttatcaaatggcgccgtctgtgggaacgaaagagattttactcTCTCCTAAGTTTCCAGATCCAttcattgagatccacataaggtATAAAAGTTTGTGCGAATAACCCAAAAGAAAAGTTCACTGTgttaaagaatattttgataGTATTTCAGATAGtctgttttaatatttattagattttattacggctgattttttctttgaaaccTGGTGAAGCAAAATTTTAGATCGAAATATTTGTTTATGagtataaattttaatcttttttgtaaaaggaaaaaagaatgcgtaatatatatatttggtgAAACTGTGAGGTCGGCTGTATATACATTGTAaagaagttaaaaaaaaaaaaggaaagaaatagcAAGAGTGGAAAGAGCTCGAGTTGCCAAAGATGTGCCGACCTGAATGAGGAAGTCGCTGGTCTGGTCGAGCTCCAACAAGTGAGGCCGTCACGACATGGAAGAAACCACAACCTTCAAGAATTAAAGCAGACACCATCAGATTCATCAATTGGCCAGGTCGGAAGAAGTAGTCGGTCTCGTATTTCTAGTCGAACGGCCAGACAGCCCTCAAAATTCGAATGCATACATctcatcttcctcttcttcgACGTTCCCTCTGAAGCACGTGACCAAATCAAACTTCGATTCCGTTGGGTTACTTCCGGTGCCCGTTTCTCACCAGCCATGGGGTCGATCCCCGATCCAGGCGAGTTAGCCGAGTTGACTTGCCTCAGCTTCGATGACTTCCAGCGTCAGACCTCAGTTATGACAAGCTGTACTCTTCTTTGCAAGGAGCTTTTTGACCGCATCACCTCTCTCGAGCAGAACCTCCAGAAGAAATCGGAAGCTCTCAAGCACAATCTCCAGATCCTAGGCCATGATATCAAGGCCAAGCTCGCGTCTCTCAAGAAGCGTGAGGTTACTATTGACGGAAGCATGGAGATCGCGCTCGAGCGCGTGGATGAACATAGAGAAGCCGCTCTCAAGTCCCTCGAGAACTCCGATCATCCTGATGGCGAGGTGGATGACGGTGATGGGCTGTTACAGCTGTTGAGATCCTTTTGCTTGAAAATGCACTCAAGGGAGTTCTGGAAGTTCGCAATTAccaagaaaaaggagcttgatgtTTTGAGGAGCCAAATTCCGTTGGCTTTAGCGGAATGTGTGGGTCCTGCTAGATTCGCCTGGAAGCGATTTCAGAGGTTTTTTCCCGTGGATAAGAGAGGAGCTCGGACTACAGCAGGTCGGCCaaataccaaaattatcaattttttgaGATTGAGTTTGATGGGATTGGAATAAAGTGACGCGTCAACACAACTCACGCAAAAGTGGTCGATGTGGCTCTTAATTACTGGGAGGTAAGTACCCAAATTCTTTACAGATATTACAATAATGCCAtcataaatgatttattaaaattagctTATGCATGATCCACAACTACTGCaagcaattaattattaatcatcATCACCACCAGACAAACCTCAAAATCAAGAGTCTTTTACACAACTTTCATTTATCGTTTTGCAGTTATTATTGATTACAGAATTATAAAGTGTAAATAATACTTACACTTTCCACAATATTTTACATGTTCAagcataatattttataaattgaaaactgAAATGTAAAGTTAAAGTGACATGtgcgacatattatttattgatgaatattattgaattaacaacgagcatcctcgttatatacgccctgtgcaagctcttattttgcagaaagaaTGAGCTTGAATcctgcgcaagacctcagtgaggtaggtggctgggctcccaaaaggcccccggcaccacaaaactggctgagatgacgaagcgacagtaaggccaatgagcctgaatcttgtccAAGACCttagttaggcacaaaaccagctgagatgacgaagcgacagtaaggccaatgagcctgaatcttgtccaagacctcagttaggcataaaaccagctgagatgaccaagtgacagtaaggccaatgagcctgaatcttgcgcaagacctcaaaaaggagcaaa
This genomic window contains:
- the LOC122722392 gene encoding FRIGIDA-like protein 4a encodes the protein MGSIPDPGELAELTCLSFDDFQRQTSVMTSCTLLCKELFDRITSLEQNLQKKSEALKHNLQILGHDIKAKLASLKKREVTIDGSMEIALERVDEHREAALKSLENSDHPDGEVDDGDGLLQLLRSFCLKMHSREFWKFAITKKKELDVLRSQIPLALAECVGPARFAWKRFQRFFPVDKRGARTTAGRPNTKIINFLRLSLMGLE